The genome window TTTCACTGGTTTTTAAAAAAGTAAGCGGTATGTCACCCCGTGAGTACTCAAATTCTGTAAAAATAGATTGACAAACACTGTTTTTTTTGGTATAATATGCGTGTAGGCTATGCATGTCAGCACTCATAAGAATAAAAGTTTTCTTGAAAGGATGATACACAATGAAAACAGTTTCCATTAAATTATCCACCATCGAAGATGTGCGCAAATTCGTTGAAACCGTTACCGCTTACGATATGGATATAGACCTTGCATCAGGACGCTACACGGTTGATGCAAAATCCATCATGGGTATTTTCAGTCTCGATCTTTTAAAACCGATAGAACTCACCGCACATTCAGAGGATACAGACAAGCTTTTTGCAGATTTGGACAAATTCATAGTTAAGTAACAGAACGACGAAAAACAGCGTGCGGAAAACCGCACGCTGTTTTCATTTATACGTAATTGCCTACACCCTGCCAATTTCGTCAAAGGTGTTTATGTAAATATTACTTATTTTTCTGATTTGCTCAATACTTCTTTCGGAAAAAGAATCATAAACGCCCACAGTATACATTCCTGCCTGTGAAGCAGTCGCAAGAGCAACGTAATTATCATCAAAAAATACAGTATCATCAATATTGCAGCCTATACGTTTGATTGCCAGGCGATAAATGTCCGGATTGGATTTTGGCATACCGAAATCATC of Oscillospiraceae bacterium contains these proteins:
- a CDS encoding HPr family phosphocarrier protein, producing the protein MKTVSIKLSTIEDVRKFVETVTAYDMDIDLASGRYTVDAKSIMGIFSLDLLKPIELTAHSEDTDKLFADLDKFIVK